One stretch of Rosistilla oblonga DNA includes these proteins:
- a CDS encoding universal stress protein, whose translation MKRFRNILVALDTRSTTHPALDWALSVAVPSKARLTLVDVLPDLSWIARNVVPHSEAHQQLMLDDKQQKLEELAEPIRKQGLDVTTKVLRGKTSRALCDEVFHADHDLLVRVTRGTNSRSSAFYGTTGSRLMRNSPCALALIHPNYAASSGRIVAAIDPARNNSAHYKMTREVLDLTKSLAELQQKEMHVVHAWVLFTPTLLKSTFSANDLANFRKSSEADIAKEVDEVLEPFGLSHRDRRVHLIEGKIEAGDSVAKFADEENVEMIVLGTMARSGIAGALIGNTAERVLELAKCSLLTIKPDAFISPESAADDDTQTGS comes from the coding sequence ATGAAACGATTTCGGAACATTCTCGTTGCTCTCGACACGCGCAGCACCACACATCCCGCATTGGACTGGGCGCTCTCGGTCGCCGTGCCCAGCAAGGCGCGGTTGACGCTTGTCGATGTGCTGCCCGATCTTTCCTGGATCGCACGGAACGTCGTCCCGCATTCAGAAGCTCATCAGCAACTGATGCTCGACGACAAGCAGCAGAAGCTCGAAGAGCTTGCCGAACCGATTCGCAAACAGGGACTGGACGTCACGACAAAAGTTCTGCGAGGCAAGACATCGCGAGCGCTCTGCGACGAAGTCTTCCATGCCGATCATGATTTGCTGGTTCGTGTGACGCGAGGGACAAACAGCCGCAGTTCCGCCTTCTACGGCACCACCGGCAGCCGTCTGATGCGGAACAGTCCTTGTGCGTTGGCGCTTATTCACCCGAACTACGCAGCGTCATCGGGGCGGATCGTCGCCGCCATCGACCCCGCGCGGAACAATTCGGCGCACTACAAGATGACGCGCGAAGTCTTGGACCTCACGAAGTCGCTCGCCGAATTGCAGCAGAAGGAAATGCACGTCGTGCACGCGTGGGTGCTGTTTACTCCGACGCTGTTGAAGTCGACCTTCTCTGCGAACGATCTCGCCAACTTCCGCAAAAGCTCCGAGGCGGATATCGCGAAAGAGGTCGATGAGGTGCTCGAACCATTCGGCTTGAGCCATCGGGATCGCCGCGTCCATTTGATCGAAGGCAAAATCGAAGCGGGAGACTCCGTCGCCAAGTTCGCAGATGAAGAGAACGTGGAGATGATCGTCTTGGGAACGATGGCGAGATCGGGAATCGCCGGTGCGCTGATCGGCAACACGGCGGAACGTGTTCTCGAGTTGGCGAAGTGTTCGTTGTTGACGATCAAACCCGATGCCTTCATTTCGCCCGAATCGGCGGCGGATGACGATACCCAAACCGGCAGCTGA
- the trxC gene encoding thioredoxin TrxC, giving the protein MPDHSFNSIGSTGIDTVNFVCSACASVNRVPDSKLSDGPSCGRCKQPLLPSHPIDLTESSFAKFIAKTELPVLVDFWAPWCGPCRMMAPAFAEAAAQLSPKVLLAKLNTEQAPSTAGQFDITGIPTMILFKAGVPVARQSGAMNVQQIVQFANR; this is encoded by the coding sequence ATGCCGGATCATTCCTTCAACTCGATTGGTTCAACAGGAATTGATACTGTGAATTTTGTATGTTCCGCATGTGCGTCGGTGAACCGAGTGCCCGATTCAAAGTTGTCCGACGGTCCCAGCTGTGGTCGGTGCAAACAGCCGCTGCTGCCATCGCATCCGATCGATCTGACCGAAAGCTCGTTCGCGAAGTTCATCGCCAAAACCGAGCTGCCAGTCCTCGTCGACTTCTGGGCCCCTTGGTGTGGTCCCTGCCGGATGATGGCGCCGGCCTTCGCGGAAGCCGCCGCGCAGCTTTCCCCGAAAGTCCTGCTTGCCAAGCTGAACACCGAACAGGCGCCGTCGACCGCAGGCCAGTTCGATATTACCGGAATCCCCACGATGATCTTGTTCAAAGCAGGCGTTCCCGTAGCGCGGCAATCGGGAGCGATGAACGTGCAACAAATTGTCCAGTTCGCAAACCGCTAA
- a CDS encoding MBL fold metallo-hydrolase has translation MLLKYFYDEKLAHASYLVGCQRDKVAVVVDPGRDIEPYLAMAAKEGLKLIGVAETHIHADYVSGARELADRVDATLYVSDEGPADWKYLFLDGYKSVLLHDGDHFMVGNIRLDVLHTPGHTPESISFMLTDEGGGANKPMGIFTGDFVFVGSIGRPDLLEEAAGLTGTAEPGARDLYKSAERFKALPDYLQVWPAHGAGSACGKGLGAIPSSTVGYEKLFNPALQFDDEEAFVRYILADQPEAPKYFAVMKRVNKEGPRVLGAGHHHNMLPIAGLADAVQAGNVVDLSAASEFGKAHYPGTINIPVGMLAAWAGWLVDYDKPTCLICEPQQLEEAARVLHKIGVEEILGAFDTNEVRSQGLASESYPACSPADLAAKIEAGDVKLIDVRSDEEWNEGHIAAAKHRFLGRLPVTLAGLPRDQKLVVQCRSGARSAIGVSVLQAAGFQNVVNLTGGYTAWKAEGLPSVKPQPALSS, from the coding sequence ATGTTGCTCAAATATTTCTACGACGAAAAACTTGCACACGCTTCTTATCTGGTCGGTTGCCAACGCGATAAAGTCGCCGTTGTCGTCGATCCAGGCCGCGACATCGAGCCGTACCTCGCGATGGCAGCGAAAGAGGGGCTGAAGCTGATCGGAGTGGCCGAGACACACATCCACGCCGATTACGTTTCAGGGGCCCGCGAGTTGGCCGATCGCGTCGACGCGACGCTCTACGTTAGCGACGAAGGCCCCGCCGATTGGAAGTATCTGTTCCTCGACGGTTACAAAAGTGTCCTGTTGCACGATGGCGACCATTTCATGGTGGGGAACATCCGTTTGGATGTGTTGCATACGCCGGGGCACACGCCCGAGAGCATCTCATTTATGTTGACCGACGAAGGAGGTGGCGCGAACAAGCCGATGGGCATCTTCACCGGCGACTTTGTTTTTGTCGGATCGATCGGACGCCCCGACCTATTAGAAGAAGCGGCGGGACTGACGGGAACCGCGGAACCGGGAGCACGCGATCTGTATAAGTCGGCGGAGCGTTTCAAAGCGCTTCCCGACTATCTGCAGGTTTGGCCAGCCCACGGTGCCGGAAGCGCTTGTGGCAAGGGATTGGGAGCGATCCCGTCGTCGACTGTCGGCTATGAAAAGCTGTTCAATCCGGCGCTACAGTTCGACGACGAAGAGGCTTTCGTCCGCTACATTTTGGCCGACCAACCCGAAGCGCCAAAGTACTTTGCGGTGATGAAGCGGGTGAACAAAGAAGGTCCACGCGTTCTCGGCGCGGGACATCATCACAACATGCTGCCGATCGCGGGACTCGCCGACGCGGTCCAGGCGGGTAACGTTGTCGATTTGTCTGCAGCTTCCGAATTCGGCAAGGCGCACTATCCAGGAACGATCAATATCCCGGTGGGGATGCTGGCGGCATGGGCCGGATGGTTAGTCGACTACGACAAACCGACCTGCCTGATCTGCGAACCACAACAGTTGGAAGAAGCTGCACGCGTCTTGCATAAGATCGGCGTCGAAGAAATCCTCGGCGCGTTCGATACCAACGAAGTCCGGTCGCAGGGTTTGGCGAGCGAATCGTATCCGGCATGCAGTCCCGCCGACCTGGCCGCAAAGATCGAAGCGGGCGATGTGAAGCTGATCGATGTTCGGTCCGACGAGGAATGGAACGAAGGCCATATCGCCGCGGCGAAACATCGCTTCCTCGGTCGCCTGCCCGTCACGCTTGCAGGGCTGCCCCGCGACCAGAAACTGGTCGTGCAATGCCGCAGCGGAGCCCGCTCGGCGATCGGTGTCAGCGTTCTGCAAGCTGCTGGTTTTCAGAACGTGGTCAATCTCACCGGCGGCTATACTGCCTGGAAAGCAGAGGGACTGCCGAGCGTAAAACCGCAGCCCGCGCTGAGCAGCTGA
- a CDS encoding cation-translocating P-type ATPase, producing MNNDQTMAAWHSLDADSASQLLDATQRGLSRAEAEQRLERYGPNHLPQKPPTPLWAIVLRQFRSPLIYILALAAIVSVAMGDIKDAAFIMGVLVLNAIIGSYQEWKAEQSSHALKKLLQIHATVQRDGEVTEIDAEGVVPGDVVWLESGNRIPADIRLISAHGLEADESLLTGESLPVTKDANWEGPEATPIADRLNMTYAGSIVTRGRGKGLVVATGSATSVGQLALDVLSDTGGSPPLVERMERFTRAIAIIMLVASAAIGTMGVVLGGYSVGEMFTFAVALAVAAIPEGLPVAMTVALAVATTRMAKHGLIVRRLTAVEGLGSCTLIATDKTGTLTCNEMTIREIHAPDGAVFQVTGEGFIPSGEVLQDGKPASQESGTTLVELARAGVLCNEADLHPHDGTWNWRGDAVDVAFLSLGHKVGCDRERTLDAHPQVNQIPFESEHQFAAVYNRVDDGVSVFVKGGPERVLEMCSEASHANFDRQQLEQTATHMAEQGYRVLALADGHVEEPITPESIPAKPTNLRFLGFVGMIDPLRPGVKEAVKDCADAGVSVSMITGDHRVTALAIARQLGLAEDESQVMTGDELLGKSQEEIAEAVRRVRVFARVAPRQKLDIVEAARSAGHFVAVTGDGVNDAPALRASNIGVAMGKSGTDVAREAGELVISDDNFATIVSGVEQGRVAYDNIRKVIYLLISTGAAELVLMTLAIATGTPYLPLLPVQILWLNLVTNGIQDVALAFEPNEGGVLKRKPRSPSERIFDQLMIERTVVAALVIGGIGFLTFRWFLPEDATEAQAASARNALLLLLVLFENVHIGNCRSETKSAFSLSPLRSPILLGGTLAAFGIHFIAMHTSLGQSLLGAEPLPLHQWGVLLLLALTILPIMELHKWSWAKRHPQT from the coding sequence ATGAACAACGATCAAACGATGGCTGCATGGCACAGCCTCGATGCGGACTCTGCGTCGCAATTATTGGATGCGACGCAACGTGGGCTCAGCCGAGCCGAAGCGGAACAGCGACTGGAAAGATACGGCCCTAACCATCTGCCACAGAAGCCACCGACTCCGCTGTGGGCGATCGTGCTGCGTCAGTTCCGCAGTCCGCTGATCTACATCCTCGCGCTCGCGGCGATCGTTTCGGTCGCGATGGGAGACATCAAAGATGCCGCGTTCATCATGGGCGTGCTGGTGCTCAATGCGATCATCGGCTCCTACCAGGAATGGAAGGCGGAACAGAGCAGCCACGCCTTGAAAAAGCTGTTGCAGATTCACGCCACGGTGCAGCGCGATGGCGAAGTGACCGAGATCGATGCCGAAGGTGTCGTCCCCGGCGACGTCGTTTGGCTCGAATCGGGAAACCGGATTCCCGCCGATATCCGTTTGATTTCAGCTCATGGCCTGGAAGCGGATGAATCGTTGTTGACTGGCGAATCGTTGCCGGTGACGAAGGATGCAAATTGGGAGGGTCCCGAAGCGACGCCGATCGCCGATCGCTTGAACATGACCTACGCCGGATCGATCGTGACGCGAGGTCGCGGCAAGGGATTAGTCGTCGCCACCGGCAGTGCGACCAGCGTTGGGCAACTGGCGCTCGACGTGCTGAGCGACACCGGTGGCAGCCCGCCGCTGGTCGAGCGGATGGAGCGGTTCACGCGTGCCATTGCGATCATCATGTTGGTCGCCTCCGCCGCGATCGGAACGATGGGCGTTGTGCTGGGCGGCTATTCGGTGGGCGAGATGTTTACGTTCGCCGTGGCGTTGGCGGTGGCGGCGATTCCCGAAGGCTTGCCCGTCGCGATGACGGTCGCTCTGGCGGTTGCCACGACGCGGATGGCCAAACACGGTTTGATCGTGCGGCGTTTGACAGCCGTTGAAGGACTGGGCAGCTGCACTCTGATTGCGACCGACAAGACCGGAACGTTGACTTGTAATGAGATGACGATTCGCGAAATCCACGCTCCCGACGGAGCGGTCTTTCAGGTGACTGGCGAAGGCTTTATTCCTTCGGGCGAAGTCTTGCAGGACGGCAAGCCGGCGAGCCAAGAGAGCGGCACGACGCTTGTCGAGCTAGCCCGCGCGGGAGTCCTTTGCAACGAAGCGGATCTGCATCCGCACGATGGAACGTGGAACTGGCGGGGCGATGCTGTCGATGTCGCATTTCTCTCGCTGGGGCACAAAGTGGGGTGCGACCGAGAGCGTACGCTCGATGCGCACCCGCAGGTGAACCAGATTCCATTTGAGTCGGAACATCAATTCGCGGCGGTCTACAATCGCGTCGACGACGGCGTGTCGGTCTTCGTCAAAGGTGGACCCGAACGCGTGCTGGAGATGTGCAGCGAAGCGAGCCACGCGAATTTTGACCGTCAGCAGTTGGAGCAAACCGCGACGCACATGGCCGAACAGGGGTACCGAGTGCTTGCGTTGGCCGACGGTCACGTCGAGGAACCGATCACGCCGGAATCGATTCCGGCAAAGCCGACCAATCTGCGTTTTCTTGGCTTCGTCGGCATGATCGATCCACTGCGTCCGGGGGTGAAGGAAGCGGTGAAGGATTGCGCTGACGCAGGCGTCTCGGTTTCGATGATCACCGGCGACCATCGCGTCACCGCGCTGGCGATCGCGCGGCAACTGGGGCTTGCCGAAGACGAGTCGCAGGTTATGACCGGTGACGAACTGTTGGGGAAATCGCAGGAGGAGATTGCTGAGGCGGTTCGCCGCGTGCGCGTCTTTGCTCGCGTCGCCCCACGGCAGAAGCTGGACATTGTCGAAGCGGCTCGCAGTGCTGGGCACTTCGTCGCCGTGACTGGCGACGGCGTCAACGACGCGCCGGCGCTTCGCGCTTCCAATATCGGTGTCGCGATGGGGAAGAGCGGCACCGATGTGGCTCGGGAAGCGGGCGAACTTGTCATCAGCGACGACAACTTTGCCACGATCGTCAGCGGTGTCGAACAGGGCCGCGTCGCCTACGACAATATTCGCAAAGTGATCTACCTGTTGATCTCCACCGGTGCGGCCGAGTTGGTGCTGATGACGTTGGCCATCGCCACCGGCACTCCCTACCTGCCGCTGCTGCCCGTGCAGATCCTGTGGCTGAATCTAGTCACCAATGGGATTCAAGACGTTGCGTTGGCGTTTGAGCCGAACGAAGGGGGCGTGCTGAAACGCAAGCCTCGCTCGCCGTCGGAACGCATCTTCGATCAATTGATGATCGAACGAACGGTCGTCGCGGCGCTAGTCATCGGCGGGATCGGGTTCTTGACGTTCCGATGGTTCCTGCCCGAAGACGCCACCGAGGCGCAAGCGGCTTCGGCTCGCAATGCGTTGTTGCTGCTGTTGGTTCTGTTCGAGAATGTTCACATCGGCAACTGCCGCTCGGAAACCAAGTCGGCGTTCTCGCTATCGCCACTGCGAAGCCCGATCCTGCTGGGCGGAACGCTCGCTGCATTCGGCATCCACTTCATCGCCATGCACACCAGCTTGGGGCAATCGCTGCTCGGCGCCGAACCGCTGCCGCTTCATCAGTGGGGTGTGTTGCTGTTGCTGGCGTTGACCATCCTGCCGATCATGGAGCTGCACAAATGGAGCTGGGCGAAACGTCACCCACAGACTTAG
- a CDS encoding methyltransferase domain-containing protein, with the protein MDANSISRPACKVCCRDQTRLSSTDWQARYDAGKTGWDRGEPNPMLGRWMASGELQPGKILVPGCGRGHEVIALAEAGFEVTAIDFADAAVQSLSDELKRRDLKANVVQKDVFAYCPSRSFDAVYEQTSLCAIHPSQWATYQQLLACWLRSGGQLFALFMQSGTAGGPPYSCELDTMHELFAKPTWHWSDSKTRVEHPTGMHEIACVLARKETNT; encoded by the coding sequence ATGGACGCTAACAGCATCTCGCGGCCGGCATGCAAGGTCTGCTGCCGCGACCAAACTCGGCTATCGAGCACCGATTGGCAGGCCCGTTACGACGCTGGCAAAACCGGCTGGGATCGGGGCGAGCCCAATCCAATGCTCGGGCGATGGATGGCGTCGGGAGAGTTGCAACCTGGAAAAATCCTTGTCCCCGGTTGTGGTCGCGGTCATGAAGTGATCGCATTGGCGGAAGCTGGTTTCGAAGTGACCGCGATCGATTTCGCCGACGCGGCGGTACAATCGTTGAGCGATGAACTGAAACGTCGCGATTTGAAGGCGAATGTTGTGCAGAAGGACGTCTTTGCGTATTGCCCTTCGCGAAGCTTCGATGCCGTTTACGAGCAGACAAGTTTATGCGCGATCCACCCGAGCCAATGGGCTACGTACCAACAACTGCTTGCCTGCTGGCTGCGATCCGGCGGGCAGTTGTTTGCGTTGTTCATGCAGAGTGGCACTGCTGGCGGTCCACCCTATTCATGTGAACTCGATACGATGCATGAACTGTTTGCCAAGCCGACGTGGCATTGGTCCGATTCAAAAACACGCGTCGAGCATCCGACGGGGATGCACGAAATCGCGTGTGTGCTTGCTCGAAAGGAAACCAACACATGA
- a CDS encoding DsrE family protein: MKRSIPFLSISILGLLAIATASAQHQSGERRGLGFGGGRGAGLGHGKGMRRHLIAEEKTAESRQLVYPVIANHGGVVHLPDAAQQPRAGTKLVVDLTSGGDPEQLNAGVEKLARYLNIYAGAGAKPAAAKIAVVFHGGATLAVLNEDAYTAKFKTASNPNLKLLRRLHNAGVELYVCGQALNGKGAAPDEVVDFIDVAVSALTAIVNLQSDGYAYIPLAGAAPKASPKLDPASANESANAKQAGPVGHGHGHGNGGKHGGGGMQGDMKTLHAMFDERSKIKRTVTNLPDGAEAVTESDDEAVTLMIQNHVAAMEERVLGNKPLPPMTFHPVFVALLKHADDYTFTYTPTEKGIRVKYQSDDPYVVMLVQEHAKLISRFIKNGMAEVHAPYTLPTSAQEPNVDGR, from the coding sequence ATGAAACGCAGTATCCCATTTTTGTCGATCTCAATCCTTGGCCTACTGGCCATCGCCACCGCTTCGGCACAGCACCAGTCAGGCGAACGACGTGGATTGGGATTTGGTGGCGGCCGCGGAGCAGGATTGGGGCATGGCAAAGGGATGCGGCGCCATCTGATAGCTGAAGAAAAAACAGCCGAGTCTCGCCAGCTGGTTTATCCTGTGATTGCGAATCATGGCGGAGTCGTTCACTTGCCCGACGCTGCTCAGCAGCCGCGTGCTGGCACGAAGCTGGTTGTCGATCTAACAAGCGGTGGCGATCCCGAGCAATTGAACGCGGGAGTCGAGAAGCTTGCGAGGTATTTGAATATCTACGCCGGTGCCGGAGCGAAACCAGCCGCTGCCAAGATCGCAGTCGTCTTTCACGGTGGCGCAACGCTGGCGGTGTTGAATGAAGACGCTTACACAGCAAAGTTCAAAACGGCCAGCAATCCCAACCTGAAGCTGTTGCGGCGACTGCATAATGCTGGCGTCGAACTCTACGTCTGTGGGCAGGCATTAAATGGCAAGGGAGCGGCGCCCGACGAAGTCGTCGACTTCATCGACGTCGCGGTTTCTGCGCTGACTGCGATTGTGAATCTACAGTCCGATGGCTACGCCTACATTCCGCTCGCAGGCGCCGCGCCGAAAGCTTCACCTAAACTCGATCCTGCGTCAGCGAACGAATCAGCTAACGCGAAGCAAGCCGGCCCTGTGGGGCACGGGCATGGTCATGGCAACGGCGGCAAACATGGAGGCGGCGGAATGCAGGGCGACATGAAAACCTTGCACGCCATGTTCGATGAACGCAGTAAAATAAAACGCACGGTCACCAATCTGCCCGATGGAGCGGAGGCGGTTACTGAATCGGATGACGAAGCTGTGACGTTGATGATTCAAAACCACGTCGCTGCGATGGAGGAGCGAGTGCTGGGGAACAAGCCGCTGCCGCCGATGACCTTTCACCCAGTCTTTGTCGCACTGCTCAAACACGCCGACGACTATACGTTCACGTACACGCCCACCGAAAAAGGGATCAGGGTGAAATACCAATCGGACGATCCGTACGTCGTGATGTTGGTGCAGGAGCACGCCAAGCTGATCAGCCGCTTTATCAAAAACGGAATGGCGGAAGTTCACGCCCCTTACACCCTGCCAACATCTGCCCAGGAGCCGAACGTCGATGGACGCTAA
- a CDS encoding sulfite exporter TauE/SafE family protein: protein MLGLAVLFGVVVGFALGLTGGGGGVFAVPLLVYGLSFSPREAVGISLAAVGGTALFGAIPRLVRGEVELRTGLLFAVAGMLGAPIGSYLSTLVPANVLLVMFALLMFVVAQRMWSKACNPTLPSGVCTTEDEPGPDRSACQRDADGKLRLTSRCARLLVAVGLMTGVLSGMFGVGGGFVIVPALVIFSGMAIHQAVGTSLFVIVLVSISGVASHIVGGNELSLTTTLQFMAGGFVGMWIGGIVAKRLKGPTLQKTFSIAVVLVAVFVIFKSVVL, encoded by the coding sequence ATGTTGGGCCTAGCGGTTTTGTTTGGCGTCGTCGTTGGATTCGCTTTGGGACTGACCGGTGGAGGCGGTGGTGTCTTCGCCGTGCCGCTGCTGGTCTACGGCCTCTCCTTCAGTCCTCGCGAAGCGGTTGGCATTTCGCTGGCCGCCGTGGGCGGAACCGCTTTGTTTGGTGCCATTCCGCGATTGGTTCGCGGAGAAGTCGAACTGCGAACGGGGCTGCTGTTTGCTGTCGCCGGGATGCTGGGGGCTCCAATCGGATCCTATCTATCGACGCTGGTTCCCGCCAACGTGTTACTTGTGATGTTCGCTTTGCTGATGTTTGTCGTCGCTCAACGGATGTGGTCGAAGGCTTGCAATCCCACGCTTCCGAGCGGCGTTTGCACGACGGAAGACGAGCCGGGACCCGATCGCAGCGCATGCCAGCGCGATGCCGACGGGAAGCTGCGTTTGACGTCGCGCTGCGCACGCCTATTGGTCGCAGTCGGTCTGATGACCGGTGTGCTGTCGGGGATGTTTGGCGTCGGCGGCGGATTTGTGATCGTCCCGGCACTGGTGATCTTCAGCGGGATGGCGATCCATCAAGCCGTTGGGACTTCGTTGTTTGTGATCGTGTTGGTCAGCATCAGCGGAGTCGCGTCGCACATTGTCGGTGGAAACGAACTGTCGCTGACAACGACGTTGCAATTCATGGCGGGCGGATTTGTGGGGATGTGGATCGGCGGCATCGTTGCGAAACGACTGAAGGGGCCGACGCTGCAAAAGACGTTTTCGATCGCGGTCGTATTGGTCGCGGTCTTTGTGATTTTCAAATCGGTGGTGTTGTAA
- a CDS encoding ABC1 kinase family protein: protein MDITDVPQLVRNADRFREVVAVLAKHGLADWLSSVPLPWLDRLRRNAPVENDADLTTEERIRLALTELGTTYIKLGQVLSTRPDLVGQTLADELAQLRENTPADDPAAVIEAIQSELGGSVEELFAEFETTALASASIGQVHCAITHAGEPVVVKVQHPGIERRIVNDLEIMLKLAELGEQQSVRLRQYRPVQTTREFQKTLLQELDFGREMRNMETFRRNFADNAEVRFAKPYPELSSRRVLTMERFDGISVSDKKLLEQSGLDLPKIARQGANLFVEMIFRDGFYHADPHPGNMIILAASEQNADGALAVLDCGMVGRIDETLRDQLETALIAAVGQDSAKMTKVVARIGEVPRDFDEAALHGAIQELIDNYAHQSLNEFDLSGCLHEIVEIIREHRIYLPAKVAMLLKVLIMLEGTSQQLSPDFSLAEIIKPYGRQAMLNRFSAKNLYGRLKSNAEDWQNLVEMLPRDAAEILDNFKRGKFDVHLQHRRLEPIVNRLVMGLLTAALFVGSASMCSSEVPPTIRGFSIPGFFGCAIAIAMGTGIWRDVRRSSRYSSDE, encoded by the coding sequence ATGGATATTACCGACGTCCCTCAATTGGTTCGCAATGCGGACCGGTTCCGCGAAGTCGTTGCGGTTTTGGCCAAACATGGACTGGCCGATTGGCTCTCCAGCGTTCCGCTCCCTTGGCTCGATCGATTGCGTCGCAACGCTCCGGTCGAAAACGATGCGGACCTGACGACCGAAGAGCGAATCCGCTTGGCGTTGACCGAGCTGGGGACCACTTATATCAAGCTTGGGCAAGTGCTGAGTACCCGGCCCGATCTGGTCGGCCAGACGCTTGCCGATGAGCTGGCGCAGCTGCGTGAGAACACACCGGCTGACGATCCGGCGGCGGTGATCGAGGCGATTCAATCGGAACTCGGCGGCAGCGTCGAGGAACTGTTTGCCGAATTTGAAACGACCGCGCTAGCATCGGCTTCGATCGGCCAGGTTCATTGCGCGATAACGCATGCCGGCGAACCGGTCGTCGTGAAGGTACAGCATCCGGGGATCGAACGCCGGATCGTCAACGACCTAGAGATCATGCTCAAACTTGCCGAACTGGGCGAGCAACAATCGGTGCGACTGCGTCAATATCGCCCTGTCCAAACGACGCGTGAGTTCCAGAAGACGCTTCTGCAGGAACTCGACTTCGGTCGCGAGATGCGGAACATGGAAACGTTTCGCAGAAATTTTGCAGACAATGCGGAGGTGCGGTTTGCAAAACCGTATCCCGAACTGAGTTCGCGGCGGGTGCTGACCATGGAACGCTTCGACGGGATCAGCGTCTCCGACAAGAAGCTGCTAGAACAATCGGGGCTCGACCTTCCGAAGATCGCTCGCCAAGGGGCGAACCTGTTTGTCGAGATGATCTTTCGCGACGGGTTCTACCACGCTGATCCCCACCCCGGCAACATGATCATCCTGGCGGCATCCGAGCAAAACGCCGACGGTGCATTGGCGGTCCTCGATTGCGGTATGGTCGGAAGAATCGACGAGACCTTGCGGGACCAACTGGAAACCGCACTGATCGCCGCCGTCGGTCAGGACTCTGCCAAGATGACGAAAGTCGTCGCCCGGATCGGTGAAGTCCCGCGAGATTTCGACGAAGCGGCGCTGCATGGTGCGATCCAGGAATTGATCGACAACTACGCCCATCAATCGCTCAACGAATTCGACCTCAGCGGCTGCCTGCACGAAATCGTCGAGATCATTCGAGAGCATCGAATCTACTTGCCCGCCAAGGTTGCGATGCTGTTGAAGGTACTGATAATGCTCGAAGGAACGTCGCAACAGCTGAGCCCCGATTTCAGCCTCGCCGAGATCATCAAGCCCTACGGCCGGCAGGCGATGCTAAACCGCTTCTCCGCCAAGAACCTTTATGGGCGACTGAAGTCCAACGCCGAGGACTGGCAAAACCTTGTCGAAATGCTTCCTCGAGATGCTGCGGAAATACTCGACAACTTCAAGCGTGGCAAGTTCGACGTCCATCTGCAACATCGCCGCTTGGAACCGATCGTCAACCGGCTGGTGATGGGGCTCCTGACCGCCGCGTTGTTTGTCGGATCTGCGTCGATGTGCAGCAGCGAGGTTCCGCCCACGATTCGTGGCTTTTCGATCCCAGGATTTTTCGGCTGTGCGATCGCGATTGCGATGGGGACCGGGATCTGGCGCGACGTCCGTCGATCGTCACGTTATTCAAGCGACGAATAA